DNA sequence from the Armatimonadota bacterium genome:
TTCTATCCCCATATATTCCAACATCTGCTTAAGTAGCATAATTCGTCGTCGGGCGAAATAGTTGCCTTTTGCGTAATGGCAGTCGCCTGGATGGCACCCCGAAACGAGGACGCCATCAAATCCACGTTCGAATGCTTTAATGATAAGCTGGGGGTTAACACGACCTGAGCAAGGAACGCGCACGACGCGGATGTTTGGCGGATACTTTAGTCGGCTAGAACCTGCTAGGTCTGCCCCGGCGTATGTACACCAATTGCACAAGAAACCGATTATTCGCGGCTCCCATATTTCCTTTTCTTGTCGTGTTTCCTCAGCTTTAAGGTTGTTGGTTTTCACTTCTGTCGTCACTTAGCTTGTCCCCCACGATTCCTCCGAAATTTCAGCGCCACAGCCCTAATCCTAATTTACTCTATATACGCTAGAGCGTCCACCTCTGCGAGTAACTGGTTGTCCTTGAACCCTCTCAGCTGGAGCGATGCCGACCGGCAGGCTGCTACGCATGTTCCGCATCCGTGGCAAAGGCCTTCGTTTACAGAAGCGACGACCTTTAGCGAGTTGCCCTGTTTATCGTAGATTGTCT
Encoded proteins:
- a CDS encoding hydrogenase iron-sulfur subunit, translating into MKTNNLKAEETRQEKEIWEPRIIGFLCNWCTYAGADLAGSSRLKYPPNIRVVRVPCSGRVNPQLIIKAFERGFDGVLVSGCHPGDCHYAKGNYFARRRIMLLKQMLEYMGIEPERFHFDWISAAEGQKFAEVVEQFTEQVRKVGPFMGVGAR